The DNA window GCGAATAAACCCTTCACCGTGATGAGCTTGTCCTGATCGCGTGGTTCATTTTTGCCACTCTTGATAAACATTTCACACTGTTCCAACTCTTTCGCCACAATTACCAGACGCTTGGTAAAGTCGTGCTTGTTTCGCTTATTGATTTGCAGCAGTGGCATACGGAACGCTTCCAGGCGCTGTTTCCCCAACGGTAGCCGGTTCGGGTACGTTACAAACTGGCTAAAGTTGGCACGATTCCATACGTCGGTTTCCAATGTAGAGAGTCGATTTTCGATCTCCTCGAAATGGTTCGGATATTTGGTGGCAAAGGTGACTATCTCGTCGTAATTGGCTGTTTCTACTGCACGTTTCAGGTAGGCCAGTGCTGGTTGGAAGATGTTCAGGTATAACCGACGCCCATCGATATTTTTCTCGTTTGCAAAAGCAATCCGTCCGACATCCAGGGCTAGTAGCATGGCGCGGTAACTGTCGCGTTGCATTGGGTGCTTCATCATTGCGGGGTGTATGAGTTTATAGAGGGAAAGCTTTAAGCTGGAACCCGCCAGCTTTCGTACGAAATCAAGCAAATGTTCGAACCGCTCGTTTTCGTAGGCAGGATCACGGTACACCGAATCGACGAGATCGTTCAACAGTGGACCCGGAGGGTGTCCCTCTAGGTAGCGATGATAGTACTTGATTGCCAGCTTCGACGACCCGGCACCAATGTTGAGGAAAATCAAATTCCGATAGAATGACTTAAAATCTTTGCCTAGTAGCACGGTTCGTTGCTGTAGTGTGGCTTGCTCTTCTTGATACTTTTTCGCATTCCACTCGTTTAGTTGAATCTTTTTCTGCATTGTGTTAGTGTAGTAGTTGTGATCGCCCTGCATTTCCAGCTTAGCGGTCTCGAGCATTCGCTGACAGTTCGAAACAGACGGTTCTGAAGCACGTGTTAGTTCACGTTCCTGGCCTACGGTtaagttgtgttgtgtgtgcccGAAATGGTTCACCAGATTGTTCCACAGTGTTTGACAGGGCACATCACTCTGGATAGGATTGTACAAGCGTTTCACACTACTTTCACTTACGTTAATCACACAATTTTGTGCTAGTGTTTCCAGCAAAAAACTAATCAAGATAACTACGGTGACAGCTCtcatgtttgaaattttttctatGTGATCAAGATCGGTTTTTAAGAGTTTGTTGATCGGTACCAGGTTATACCTCGGTGTACCCACTATCCCAGCGAGACACTCAAGAGGAACAGtagtgtgatttattttatagtgAATCAGCACGCCAcgtgtttgtatgtttcgtAACAAATCAGGTACGGGAAGATGATTACAAAGTGGTAAACGCAGTGAACATGAGCAATGTAAATATTGCATCGTAAATGTTTAAACAGATGAAGACTAGCCCATTTTCCTTGGAGAATGCCAACAAGACAGCAAGTAAAGCTTCGCAGTTGAATGCGTTTATGAAAAGTAAATAACAAGGTGTAAGTAAACAATTGCTTAATTCCTAGATGTTTACCGTAGCATAAATTATCAACCAAAAGGCTAAATCTTTGTAATCGAAGTAATCaatcaacattttaaatttcgtaCTCGATACTTATTTTGTATCGCCTGATACCTGTGCGAAATGAATATATTAACGCTTTAGTAATGATACGATAATAAACCtttattgaaaagaaatattatccGCACAGATATCAATGCCGTTAACGACGTCCTGTACGACCATCTCTGGCTTTAGGTCTGAGGGCGTTGGCCGGAATTGGAGGTTTAGTCTTGGTCAGCTTATCCACATTCTTAAGATAGTACTCATACCCGTTGGTTTTATCGAAATCTGAAAACTGTTGCTTCAGCTTGATCAATTGATCCTTGGTTTTCAGCTCATCGTAGTGTTGCTTTATGTACTTCTCGCATATATCGACCTGTTTGGCCAACTTCGCAAGGTAGTAGGAGAAgtgcgttttgtttctctGCTTGATTTGCCGCATTATAACTCGGAACGCTTGCAGCCGTTGTTTGGGCAACGGTAGCAAATTTGGATACGTTACGTACTGGCTGTAGCTGAATTGAAACCAATATTTCGGATATATTAATGCTACCTGTTCGCCTATCTTTTGGAAATAGCCTGGATATTTCTTAGCAAAGGCTACAATGTCTTGATAGTTTCCGCCCAACATTTGGAACTGCCATCGCTTCATGACCAGGTTAAACAAGGCGTCTCGTAGCTTTTTGTATtcggtttcttccttttccttcacaaACTTGTTCATATCGAGCGATGCTATTATGGCAAGGAAGCTAAAATGCTGCGTCGTACGGTTCATGATTTCCGGTTGGATCAACCTGTACAGTGTCATCTGTTCATGTTTGGTTGGTAGATACTTCACCAGTGCTAGCAAATTCTCGAGCCGATGGTTTTCATGTCTGACCGAAGTATAGACGAACTTTACGATAGTTTGGAGCAGGTTCGGTTCTTTCAAAGATACCAAAACGTGATAGTAGTGCAGTGCACGCCGTCTATCGCCCGCATGAATGTGGAGTAGAAGCAGACGTTGGTAAAATCCTTTAAATTCGTCCTGGATGGAGGTTAGCTGTTTTTGGAGTTTGCCTATTTCCTTCCTTGTCTTAGCGATTTCGACTTGCTCGTACAGTAGCTTCCGCTGCATGTCGGCGTTAATCATCTCAAGTTTTTTTGACGCTTGTTTTTCCATCTCGTCTAACAGCGGTTGGCAGGTACTGTGAGGTGTTTCAAGACCTTTGAAAGAGTCTTCACGCTGATAACATTCGGTCAGATTCTGGTGCGTTTGTTGCAGGTGAGCTTGCAGACTATGCCATACTCCCTCACATCCAGACTCggtttgttccgttttcaACAACCGACTCATCATATCTTGCATGACCTCGATTGTACATGGTATACTAGTTGAAGGTAGTGGCATCCACAGAAGTGAGAAACACAACACTACGGTGTGTTGGAGATATAAACCCATTTTAACCAGATGCACCTGTTGCGTCAATGTATAGCACGAGCACTTTGAGCTTCCGTTCACAGTAGGAGAAATAAAACTAGTACCCAACGATCGAATCTTTACTACATATATACTAGGTGCTCCAGTAAACGAAAGCAGTGATTGTTGTTATAATACCGTATGTGTCAATATGTGTATCTTGAAATGAGGAAACGCTTTAATGAGTAAACATGTGAAGCAACATAGTTATGAGCTGCTTATAAGCAAAAGCAAtggttttcatattttttttcttataagaACAATCTCCAACAGAAAACTACCCATGGGCAAATATAATGCATCGAATACTCGAGTGTTTTTTATTGAACTGTGCTGCTACATACTACACTACggaaaattatgtttgaaTATCAAATTCGCAGAAGAACCTGTGTCGTAAAAGCCGTTTCTAGAATTCAGTGATTTCTACCCTTTTGCTTTGCGTGATTCACCCAAATAATAATTGTAATCCCTTCCAGATGTAAACTTTGGAAACTGAAGTTTCAGATCGTTGAGTTGACGTCTAGCATTTGGTCCTGCCTTCATTTTATTCATGAATTGCTCACAAATGTCAAGCTGCTTCGCTGTCTGTATCAGACGCTGCtgagggttttgtttgttccgttCAAAGATCTGTACCATTATCTGGCGCAATGCTTCTAGACGCTGCTCTGGTTTACGAAGTGAATTCGGGTACGGTACAAACTTGTCAAACTGTAGACCATTCCATTTATCAACATCGACTGTAGCTAGGTCGGTTTGTATTTGCTCGTAATAGGTCGGCTGCTGGGCAGCGAAATCTATAACCTCTTTGTAATTACCGTTCGCGAGTTGATCTTTCCAGCGCTTTTCGAGCGGTATCATTAGGTCGGTGTAGAGTTGCTGGTCTTTACTGTAAACTGCACTGTCACCTTTCACGGTCAATGCGAAAACCGCCGCAATATAGCCATTGCGCTGATTCGGTCGTTTTTTTATCTCTACCATTATCAATCGGTAGAGCGCTACCTTCGTGTTAGCATCTTCGATTTGCTGCACAAACTTGATTAGGTTGAGCAACCGTTGGTCTTGATAGATCGTCACTCGGTACACGGACTGTACGATCTGCTCGTGGAGTTTAGTCGCTGCTTCTTTGCTCGCTGGTTTCGGGTACTCGCGATAGTTGATGAGCGCCTGCTTTATGTCACCGATTGCAATGTTGGCTAGCATCAGATCCAGAACTAGCTTGGTACGTTCGTTCAGAAGACGGTTCAGTCGGTTCTCTAGCGAAACCTTCTGGTCATACTGCTTCTGGGCTTCCTTTTGGGCGGTGTGTAGCTTTCGTTCCAAGCCGGCGGAATGCTTGCGGTGTTCTTGCTTCATCTGTCGCTCTGCATCGTCCAACAGCTGCTGACAGAAGACGTTAGATGGGTCTGGCGTATTATCCACGCTGACCCGTTCCATACAATCGGTAAGATTTTGACGTGTTTGATGATATTGTTGAAGGAAGTTGCTCCACAGATTGTTGTCGCACTTGACGTCAGTTTCCATGGCATTGCCTAAGGATTTCATCATGTCCTCGCTCACGATAATCTGGCACAGATTTGTTTCGTCTTGGAATGGGTCATCGGATTGTGGTAGCTCCGCAGCGTATAATGCCAACCAGACTATTGATTGCACAACTATTGAGACCAACACAGCTCGGGAACTCATCCTATCGTTTGATATTATGTCGATTTCCAAGGTGTGGACGAAGACTTTAACTCGCAACCGTGCAAATGTCGTATTTATATGATACTCCAGCACGTTTACGTTTACGTTGGATCATTGCAACAGGGATTTGTGTtgcataaagaaaaacatgtgTTTCATAATGGAGTGCAAATATTGATATAGTTGCAGGAaatctgatttttttcttaaaagctATTGctttaacatttaaatttacagTCTCATTGCGCTTAGTAAAAGTGTCATCAGAACTACTTGTGTAAATCACACTGTTATGCTTACAGTAGTGCCTAAAAGGTGTATCTACATATATTTTGTTGGTATCGCTTATCTCCGCACAATCATCGCTTATCCATGCTTTTGCATTTCCAAACGCTGTTTTCCAAGCTTACCATTTACTTTGATGTTGTTCAAGTAAATGCGATAGATTTGTTTATGGTCGtgtgtaattattttaaagccATCTTGAATTTTTGTAATACGATCCAGCTCCTGTTTACTATAGCCGGTCTGCTTAACTGTACTCTCAAGTTTGTCCACCTCCAGTGCTAGCGTGGGTaaaatttcattccttttATATACGTTCCGATTATCGTAGATTTTCACATACTTTAGAAACTTCTCAATCACCTGAAAACGGTGACCTTTTGCGTTGAACATGCTCGCTATCTCAAAGAGGCGACGTTTTTCGATCTTATCCCATAGTTCGTGAGGAAACGTGTAGATATCGTCCAGGTACAACGTGTAGTAGCGTGGATATTTGTTCGCTAGCCATACATTAAAGTCGAACTGTAGATTTCGAAGCTCTTTGCGCAGGTTGTGGAATAACATGAAGACAGCATTGGTAATGTAATCAGCCTTTTCTTTCGGTGAAGTAAATACGGCAGCCGCGTCTCCGGCGTACAGTAGAAGCACGTAGGAAGTGTAAAGTTCATGTCTGCCCAATACCGGCACCAGGGCTTTGTACAGATCGGCCCGTGTGCTTTTGAGCGGTAAGCCGCGTGCAAACTCGAGCAGATGCAACACGGCTACCTCGCTAACACTGTTCGGGTGTTCTACGATCACCTTCACTAACTGCTGCGGTGTCCATGGGTTTTTCATCGTTAGATATAGCAACAGTGCGTCCTCAATACGACCCGCTTCAATGCTGTAGATGAGAAGCTTGAGATTGAGCTCTGGTATCATCTTAGGGCCTCGATGCGAAAGATATTCCGCGTCCAGCACATGCTGATGAGACTCGTGTGCCTTCTCGATCAACCCGTACAAAAATTGATGATCACCCTGCCAGTAGTTAATGCGGAACAGGAAATGTTCCCGTTCACTTAGCCGCATGGAAGCATTGATGCGGCAATTTTCATAAAGCTGGTAGTAGCTTTTCAGAACCTTCTCGCGGTTGCAGGCGACCAGCGGTTTACACTGTATCGGTGGTGCGTCCAAAATGGCACCCACTTCTGACAGGCACGAGCTCTTTGCTGGAGATGGATTCTCACTCACAACGGCGTTGTCACATTTGTGCAGTGAAGCGAGTAGAAGCACTGCCGCCCATAGTTTTACCACCTGTGAAACCATCTTGGAAACTAGCGTATCTAGATGGATGGCTCGTGCAGTCTTATAAGCCGTTAGTGCACATGTGCGCATTTACCGCAAACAAACGATCTGCGATCGGTTAAATGATGGATGAGGAACAATTAATCTTCATATCGATGTTACGCGGTTGGTTGTTTCTAGCCAGAGAAGACTCTTGGCAATTGGATCATTCTCCACTTCAGAATGATCCGTCGTACGTACATGAATGTAGTCACTcgtatcttgtttttttatgttttcgtttAACATTGTGATTGACATTCATTATTTCTTGCCAAACAGATCATTTATTACACCTGACACTAAATCtgtttaaacaataaatatccCCGGAGGACGTATAAAACCTCTACAAGGTCCACTTCGGGATGTATCACACAGTATAGAGCATTTCACGATGACTCCACTGATCGTAAGCCTTGTTTTGTGCGCCTTTCAACTTAGCATCGTAACGGCTGAGCTGAGAGGTTTGCCGGAATCAACAGATGAGCTGGATGCCTGTGGTAAACATTATAACGATCTACTGGCCGCCACCAACGCCTGGCACAAGAAGAGCTGCAATGGAACGGAGAAACGGGCTGCCTGTGTGGTGCCGGAGCATGAACAGGCCTATCTGGAGCTGAAGCAGCGCTGCAAACAAGCGCACGACGAGCGCACCGCCAAGATTAACGACATTTATGAAAAGCTGCCAAAATACATCACTGAGGTGGGTTCGCGGGTGAACTTGCTGAAAGAGTCGCTCCGGAACGATATGCCCAGTCTGCAACAGATGGTAAATGACCAGAAGAGTTTGCTGGAAGCTGCGTGGAAATATGGTGCGCAGCTTCAGCGTGAGCTGATGCTTACCAGCATGGAATCGGATCACATGCAACGTGCGTTGCTGCTTCACTCCATGATGGTGAACTCTTCGCTGCAGGACATGATGCAGGAAAGTTACCGGTACCATGGTGGTAACAGTCGAATGGTGGCCCGGATGTTGAAGTTCGTTCGTTTACTACCATCCGCTGATGAGCGGGTCGAGGTTTATAAGCAGCTGGCGGGGTTGTTAAAATCTAACAAACAAGATGAGCTCTACCCAGCTATCATACTCTCCACCGACGTGAAGGAGCTGAAGGATCGTAGCACGCCAGATCTGGCCCAGTTCGAGAGTAAGGTCGTGGAGCGCTGGCAAGCCCAGCTGCTTGCGGGCAATTTTAACGAGGCTCTGATGTTCGCCCAGAGCTATCCCGACTATTATGCGCACGTCGAGAAGGCCCTGTACGAGGCGCTCCAACAGCAATGGTCGGTGGAAGCCCTCAACAGGATGGTTCATCTGCCTAACGCTCTGCCAGTTGCAACGCAACGTGTTACAGCTTTCCGTGCCATTCTGGATGCATTGTTGGCGAATCAAACGAAACAGCGCAACGATGCGTACCTGATGCGGTTGGCGCACGAGCTGACAAAGCTGGAAGGGTCACTCGACACGGACGAAACACGTCAAGCACTGGAGGAAGCCAAGAAACTGTTCGGACAGTTTACGTACACGCGCGATTTCTCGACTTACGCAGAGCTGTACAAGGTGTTCAGGGCAGCTTTCTAGATCACTATCAATTTTGTGCCGAATAAATCGAACTCCATTGTACGCTTCAGAAGCAATAAACAATGGTAAAATGCAAATCTTTACGTGCTTGTGTGTTTAAGATGACGAAGTATAATATTTTACAGTTTGTATTTGCTATTACTATGAGAACTATTTACACAAGGGTACGCCTTAAGATATGCCATGGAAGGACcttatttttctattaaactttatttatttatttatttatttatttttatttatttatttatttattcgtcaaATTGTCTGCCGCATGGGTTTAACAATGGTTCTTACAAGCTAGGGGAGTAGGAAGAAAGGGATATGGAAGATGTTGTAAGAGGAAGCAAGATTGATTATAAGGGGAAAGTGGAATTATTAAGGAGGCGAGTGCGAAAGTGGGAAATGGGAACATTGAAATCGAACAGGTGATGGTCTCTGTTAAAAGCAGCGCATGCTCTTAACCAGGGATCATTctggccaaaaaccgaacggcgGGTTGGAATAAAGATGGGAGGCCTATCGCGAAGTCTGCGAGAGGGAACATACAGTGGTAGGGAAGATAAAAGGGAAGGAACATCGAAATCGCCGGAAAGGATGCAGGCAATGAAGTAGGACTGCGCTTGCCAATGGCGGGattcaatttctattaaacCCAGCAAACGGCAGCGGAGAGAATAGGAGGGTACAGGAACGGAGTAACCGTGAAGAAATCTACGTACTGCGAAGCGCGTAAATTTCCTCTGAACTCTCTCTAGTCTCTGCATAGCAGTACCTCCAGCTGGAGTCCACACAACGCAGGCATAATCAAGAACGGATCGAACCCAGCAACAGTACAGTGCCTTAAGACAAAGAGGATCGCGAATTTCCGAAGACATGCGCATAATGAGGCCTAATGCTCTGTTCGCTTTATTGATCACATGGTTGGTGTGAGTAGCGAACGAGAGACCCTCATCCAACCAGACCCCAAGATCTTTTACAGTAGATTCCCTGCTTATTTGGGTACCACATAGGTAATAGTCCCAAGACAGCCGGGCAGCAGCAGGTCTCCCGAAAGAGATGACGCAACATTTAGGTGGACAGAGCACCAGTCCATTATGCAAACACCACAGagagaaattttttaaaaaactctGGAGAGATCGACAATCGTAGGACGAGGACACgggaagaaagatttttatatCGTCAGCATAAAGGAGATGTCCATCAATAGGGAGAACATTGATGCAGTCATTgataaaaagggagaaaaggatAGGACTAAGTGCACTTCCCTGAGGGACACCAGACAAGCCCACAAATGACGAAGAAAAGGAGTTGTCCAATCTAACTGTATAGGATCTATTCGAGAGAAAGGATCCCAACCAAGCTAGAATTGGACTACCAAATCCAAGTTTCGCGAGTTTTGCTAAGAGTAAAACATGGGGCAAACTATCGAAGGCTGCTTTAAAGTCGGTATAAATTACGTCTACTTGACTTTTACGAACGATATGGGACAtcacaaaagacacaaaacacataagattTGTCGAAGTAGAACGTTTAGGCATAAAGCCATGCTGGTGGGGAGAAATGTACTTAGTCACTATAGGAAGGATATACGATTGGACGATGGATTCACAGATTTAGACATAGCACAAAGGATTGCGACACCACGAAAATTGGACGCGACTGAACGATCTCCCTTTTTAAAGATAGGACATATCCAGGAAGTTTTCCAAATAGATGGAAAACTACCATCACGAAACGATCTTGAAAACAGACGAAGcaaaattggcgcaaaaaaggCACTACATTTCTTTAGGACACAGGATGGTATTCCATCTGGACctggtgaaaaagaaaatttaagttttgttAGGGCTTGTAGAACCACTTCAACATTTAGTTCGACTGTGTTACAACTAAAAACGTTGCTAGGTGTGAGGGACAAGCTTTCCGAGAGAGACACTGTACTGCTGCATGGATCAACGAACACGCCAGAAAAATGCCTAGCGAACAGTTCGCAGCAGCCAGAGGGTGTATCAGCCACGTCATTGCCCAGGGAAATAGTGGAGGGGATGCCGTTGGTTTTGCGACGAGCATTGACATAACGCCAGAATGATCGAGGGTCACTGGAAAATCTAAACTGAAGGCGTGCCAGGTATGATTTATAGCATGCCCTGTTATAGATACGGTATGCAGTCGAAGCGTATTTATAGACTTGTATGGCATGGGATGTACGAGTACGTCTTAGAGCCCGGAACGAGCGTTTCTTGTCAGCTTTAAGAGCTCTAAGACACCTGTTCGACCACAACGGGTTGGAGGGAGAGTATTGAAAAGGACAGCAAGAGGCAAAGGATGAAAGGATAACATTGTTCAGTTGAGTCACGGCGTCGTCAATTGTTGCAGCAGATTCGATGAAGTTAAAGTCCGAGTTAGCTACGATTCGTACGAAGGTAGGGTAGTCAAGTTTACGAAAATTATAACGTCTGATTCTGTTCATGTCAGGATTTCGATGAATGTGTCTGGTTGGAGCCGGTATGATCGATGGGATTGACAAGGTAAATTCCAGTCCAGGATGGTATTTGTCCAGTTTAAGCAGCGGTGTAGATGATTCCCAGACATTAGAGCAGGACGATGCGGCCAAAGGATTGGCAAAAATAAGATCGAGTTGGCGGTTGATCACATTTTTCACTCCCGAAATCTGTGACAGTCCATTAAGGGTCATACCGTCTGTAAGTAGCCAGTCGTTACCGGAAGTTGAAGCAggaatgtagcatttggtgtcCGTAGGCGATACGCTCCAACAGAGATTTGGGGAGTTAAAatcacccagcagcagcagcaaatcaGAGGGTTTCATCCGCTCTAAAATTACACTTACGCTCTCGTGTAGAGCATGCAGGATGGATTCACTATTTCTACGATCAGGCGGGATGTAAATTACACCGATGAACACCGATACATGGTTCATCTTGATACAAATCCAGGTAAGCTCGAGCGATGAAAAAGTATGCGTAACTTCAGAAGTGGTGAGAATAGCAGAGCATGCGATCAATACTCCACCGCCCCGAGAGCAAAGCCTGTATTCATATTTCGATCGCAGCGGTAAATGGTGTGGGTGTTATCTGCAAAGCGCGTGGATGTGATAGAATCGTTCAGCCAGGTTTCCGTAAGCACGATCACATCGTGGTCAGATTCATCAATAGCTAACAGAAGGTTGTCAAGTTTAGAGCGCACTCCTCGTACGTTTTGGTAATAAACGTGTATATGATCGGTTACTGGTGAAATTTCTATTGCCGAATTGATGCTGTTGTCAGTGGTGCGGTGTGTATGGTGTGATCGGTTTGAAGTGTTATCTGTGGTTTGGCACGTGAGGTAGTTTCTGTGTGCGGTGACATGTGCTGCGTGTTTACTATGATATCCATTGGTGGGTCGCGAGGTGGGTTCTGCGGTGCAGGATACCAAAAATTTTGTACGTTAGTGCGTCGGTCAGTGAATTCACGGAAGACCAAACCAGATGGCCATGTAGCAGGAGATAATGCCTTGCTTTTGTGCGCCAGCGACAGCCCGACCTTGAATGATATAAAGGTGAGTGTGCTCATATCGCGATCCCGTGGCAGCAGCTTTATTACTGTGACGTCATCGATGCCTAATTGGTGAGCGACCATTATTTTTACATCAGCTTCCGTGACCGTTGGTGCGATGCGGGTCAAATACAACCAAAATTTCGGTTCCTTTGGTGGGACCGTTGGTAAGGCACGAGACGGTGTTGAGATGGGAGCCGTGCCTAAAAGCAATGGTGCGGCACTGTCGGTAGAagatgttttcggtggagTGTAATCAACAAGCCTACGTTTAGGCGCATTACGTTTCGGAGCATTCCTCGATGTGCTAGTGTCACTATTTCGTGTACTGAGCGGTGTGTAAGTG is part of the Anopheles funestus chromosome X, idAnoFuneDA-416_04, whole genome shotgun sequence genome and encodes:
- the LOC125765769 gene encoding uncharacterized protein LOC125765769 codes for the protein MQYLHCSCSLRLPLCNHLPVPDLLRNIQTRGVLIHYKINHTTVPLECLAGIVGTPRYNLVPINKLLKTDLDHIEKISNMRAVTVVILISFLLETLAQNCVINVSESSVKRLYNPIQSDVPCQTLWNNLVNHFGHTQHNLTVGQERELTRASEPSVSNCQRMLETAKLEMQGDHNYYTNTMQKKIQLNEWNAKKYQEEQATLQQRTVLLGKDFKSFYRNLIFLNIGAGSSKLAIKYYHRYLEGHPPGPLLNDLVDSVYRDPAYENERFEHLLDFVRKLAGSSLKLSLYKLIHPAMMKHPMQRDSYRAMLLALDVGRIAFANEKNIDGRRLYLNIFQPALAYLKRAVETANYDEIVTFATKYPNHFEEIENRLSTLETDVWNRANFSQFVTYPNRLPLGKQRLEAFRMPLLQINKRNKHDFTKRLVIVAKELEQCEMFIKSGKNEPRDQDKLITVKGLFAKLDPSKDYEHYLKEAKKQ
- the LOC125765788 gene encoding uncharacterized protein LOC125765788, which produces MGLYLQHTVVLCFSLLWMPLPSTSIPCTIEVMQDMMSRLLKTEQTESGCEGVWHSLQAHLQQTHQNLTECYQREDSFKGLETPHSTCQPLLDEMEKQASKKLEMINADMQRKLLYEQVEIAKTRKEIGKLQKQLTSIQDEFKGFYQRLLLLHIHAGDRRRALHYYHVLVSLKEPNLLQTIVKFVYTSVRHENHRLENLLALVKYLPTKHEQMTLYRLIQPEIMNRTTQHFSFLAIIASLDMNKFVKEKEETEYKKLRDALFNLVMKRWQFQMLGGNYQDIVAFAKKYPGYFQKIGEQVALIYPKYWFQFSYSQYVTYPNLLPLPKQRLQAFRVIMRQIKQRNKTHFSYYLAKLAKQVDICEKYIKQHYDELKTKDQLIKLKQQFSDFDKTNGYEYYLKNVDKLTKTKPPIPANALRPKARDGRTGRR
- the LOC125765823 gene encoding uncharacterized protein LOC125765823 — encoded protein: MTPLIVSLVLCAFQLSIVTAELRGLPESTDELDACGKHYNDLLAATNAWHKKSCNGTEKRAACVVPEHEQAYLELKQRCKQAHDERTAKINDIYEKLPKYITEVGSRVNLLKESLRNDMPSLQQMVNDQKSLLEAAWKYGAQLQRELMLTSMESDHMQRALLLHSMMVNSSLQDMMQESYRYHGGNSRMVARMLKFVRLLPSADERVEVYKQLAGLLKSNKQDELYPAIILSTDVKELKDRSTPDLAQFESKVVERWQAQLLAGNFNEALMFAQSYPDYYAHVEKALYEALQQQWSVEALNRMVHLPNALPVATQRVTAFRAILDALLANQTKQRNDAYLMRLAHELTKLEGSLDTDETRQALEEAKKLFGQFTYTRDFSTYAELYKVFRAAF
- the LOC125765797 gene encoding uncharacterized protein LOC125765797, whose translation is MSSRAVLVSIVVQSIVWLALYAAELPQSDDPFQDETNLCQIIVSEDMMKSLGNAMETDVKCDNNLWSNFLQQYHQTRQNLTDCMERVSVDNTPDPSNVFCQQLLDDAERQMKQEHRKHSAGLERKLHTAQKEAQKQYDQKVSLENRLNRLLNERTKLVLDLMLANIAIGDIKQALINYREYPKPASKEAATKLHEQIVQSVYRVTIYQDQRLLNLIKFVQQIEDANTKVALYRLIMVEIKKRPNQRNGYIAAVFALTVKGDSAVYSKDQQLYTDLMIPLEKRWKDQLANGNYKEVIDFAAQQPTYYEQIQTDLATVDVDKWNGLQFDKFVPYPNSLRKPEQRLEALRQIMVQIFERNKQNPQQRLIQTAKQLDICEQFMNKMKAGPNARRQLNDLKLQFPKFTSGRDYNYYLGESRKAKG